Proteins from a genomic interval of Xanthomonas sp. AM6:
- a CDS encoding substrate-binding domain-containing protein, producing MLNLHISRISAIAIAAAALSTGSAMAAENLYGGGATFPAQPYVGNTYTGVTPNARLSTNAGNTAGTGFTTATLGTGSVFLTYSNASTNKVSYCQTGSGFGKNVLAGNPAANQPCRDFSVSPLGFSAAAAAPDFIATDAPYSTADYNAFLSGGNAASRVGVVQVPTLAGAIALAQSTPATSFNLTAAQVCQVYSGLVSDWSSVSGSGTTGPIKIVYRTDGSGTTFAFTSYLARTCNGTSNVPSGFVFAPNQTFDSALPGGVSTVYGSRAIGASGNNGVVTSVRVTNSNALGYADVGEVLLQSAKYATVAGFDPKNFGRDSSGNPVPVTLAAAALLSGRVLDGATVNTVPGSGTTAVKNCVRLVNPTAAITNAYPIAAITYLAGFTSGNGSAAHVQAVKDLFNIFYNTSTRPALPQGFAYLGGITASAQNTVNTCVQ from the coding sequence GTGCTTAACCTTCATATTTCCCGTATCAGCGCGATCGCCATTGCGGCCGCGGCCCTGTCCACCGGTTCGGCCATGGCGGCCGAGAACCTCTACGGCGGCGGCGCCACCTTCCCGGCGCAGCCGTATGTCGGCAACACCTACACCGGCGTGACCCCGAACGCGCGCCTGTCGACCAATGCCGGCAACACCGCCGGCACCGGCTTCACCACCGCGACCCTGGGCACCGGCTCGGTGTTCCTGACCTACAGCAACGCCAGCACCAACAAGGTGTCGTATTGCCAGACCGGCAGCGGCTTCGGCAAGAATGTCCTGGCCGGCAACCCCGCCGCCAACCAGCCCTGCCGGGACTTCAGCGTCTCGCCGCTGGGCTTCAGCGCCGCCGCTGCCGCCCCGGACTTCATCGCCACCGACGCGCCGTACAGCACCGCCGACTACAACGCGTTCCTGAGCGGCGGCAACGCCGCCAGCCGCGTCGGCGTCGTGCAGGTTCCGACCCTGGCCGGCGCGATCGCGCTGGCGCAGAGCACCCCGGCCACCAGCTTCAACCTGACCGCCGCCCAGGTCTGCCAGGTCTATTCCGGCCTGGTCAGCGACTGGAGCAGCGTGTCCGGCAGCGGCACCACCGGTCCGATCAAGATCGTCTACCGCACCGACGGCAGCGGCACCACGTTCGCTTTCACCAGCTACCTGGCGCGCACCTGCAACGGCACCAGCAACGTGCCGTCCGGCTTCGTCTTCGCCCCGAACCAGACCTTCGACTCCGCGCTGCCGGGCGGCGTCAGCACCGTGTACGGCTCGCGCGCGATCGGCGCCAGCGGCAACAACGGCGTGGTCACCTCGGTGCGCGTCACCAACAGCAACGCGCTGGGCTACGCCGACGTCGGCGAAGTGCTGCTGCAGTCGGCGAAGTACGCGACCGTGGCCGGCTTCGACCCGAAGAACTTCGGCCGCGATTCCAGCGGCAATCCGGTTCCGGTGACCCTGGCCGCCGCTGCGCTGCTGAGCGGCCGCGTGCTCGACGGCGCGACCGTCAACACCGTGCCGGGCAGCGGCACCACGGCGGTGAAGAACTGCGTGCGCCTGGTGAACCCGACCGCCGCCATCACCAACGCCTACCCGATCGCCGCGATCACCTACCTGGCCGGCTTCACCAGCGGCAACGGCAGCGCCGCGCACGTGCAGGCGGTCAAGGAC